The Salvia splendens isolate huo1 chromosome 20, SspV2, whole genome shotgun sequence nucleotide sequence GATTcaactttttctctcttctttcatTGAGACTAATAACTCCAATTTTGTCTTCATTTTACAGGATACAAGTTTTTTGTAATAGTGGTATAGCAACAATTTTAGTCCTGATTGCTTGGGCACGAGTGGGCATGCAGGACTTTTGCCTTAATTCGAAAGAATCGCGTCTCATGACATATCTAGCTGGTGGCATTCTCGGTCATTACTGTTGCTCGAATGGAGACACATGGTCGTCTGAGCTCGGGGTTCTCAGTGATGAGCAACCAAGGCTTATTACAAACTTCAAGGTGAGCAACCACGGCTTATTACTCATGCTTTACTGTTAGAAATTCTTATGTGTTACTGCTTAATTTTGTCTGTAATTGAATTTGAAGCTCAGCACGTCTATTTGGCTTCCTTAAGGTTCGTTTCATAGTGTCTTACCCTCTCTTTCGTTTATACAGCCTGTTCAGAAGGGTACTAATGGTGGCGTGACGAAGGCAGGATTTCTTGCTGCTGCAGCTGCGGGCTCTGTGCTTGGACTTACATTTGTTATCTTGGGATTTCTGACTACCAACTGCACTTTCAATGTAGCTATGAAGCAGCTATTGTTGATACCAGTTTCAGCTCTTTCGGGATTGTGTGGAAGTGTTATCGACTCTTTATTGGGAGCAACCCTCCAATACAGTGGTTTCTGCAGTGTCCGAAAGAAGGTGATATTCCGATCTTAACACAAATTTGTTGCAACTTGTGTTAAGTATAAGTTATTTGATCCTGGCATTGCAGGTTGTGAGTAAAGCTGGACCGACGGTGAAGAGGATATCGGGTCTTAGCATACTCGACAACAATGCAGTGAATTTTGTGTCGATTCTGTTAACGAGTACGCTGACTTCCATAGCTTGTTCATGCATATTCTGAGGTCTGCACTCACACAAATCACAATTAGATGGTAAAGATCTTGAATTCCATGTGTAACTAATAATGTTGGAGCATGATTTCAATCAATAAAATGTTTTTGCAATCCTCATATGCAAATGCATGCAAATGCAGGttgtctctcttactttatgtataatttgtaatctacttggttttttttttcattccaaCATTACAATGAACCATCATGGGTTTATATCAATGCCATAAACCAGACAACCCCAACAGAAAAATGGATCATACATTCGGCTTCTCATTCATACTTCTTGTTAAAAACAAAAgacaataatatatataaatagtactcctcTGATCATGAACAATGGTCTAATTTTGTCATTTAGAATGTtatttctaaaatgaaaaagCTTCTCATTCATACTTTACCCAATTTTTCTTACTCTCTCCACGTAACACACGtgataaaattgcataaaactccatgccgcccaaggaaggggtcatcttccttgggacggagggagtattttttttacgtAACATCCACAATATATCATTCATAGCCAAACTTAATCAGAAACAATTAATAACAAAATTCGTAGAAAAATATGGAAGTAGCATAGCATCTATTTACAAAGTTAGCGAGTAAGTCATCGGCACCACCATCCTGATTCACATCCATCGAAGCGCCGAGTCGATCCACGTTTGGCGGCAGCACCAAGGTCGGGCAGGAAAAATGACCCCAGCACCGGCGTTGAAGCTATGATGATGGAGGGAAGTTGTTAACAATATATAAAATCAAGAAATATTGGTCCGTAAAACTACGAATTTAATCCCAATTCTGAAAATCTTATGAACTTTAAAAATGGAGTGGAGtataaaatatcacaaattttatatttgtgtATTATTTTACGCAACGAATCAATTGCTATAGCTGACTGATATACGTAGTTTATTTTATCCTACTTTACACAGCTAAAGCAATGTTACTTTCTATATATGTGGCTTTTTTATCTTGCTACCTCAAACTTCAAAAACGGTTCAAAATAGCATAAGCATTTTACTGTTACACACACAGAATAGTTTTCACCCAGAATATCTTATTAATGTGATATTTTACCACGCAGAATAAGTTTTGCAGATTGAAAATAACGCattaaggccatgtttggttggcgggaaagtaaagttggcaaggaaatgatttcctgggaaaatgaatcccgggaatatgatttctaataactttacttttctgtgtttggaaaatatcaagatttgaaagtatatatatttgatttaaacactaaaataaaaatatacttatcattttttatttataaaaataataatacatagtatttaataaattattaattacaaatgaaaataattatattatttatttattaattatgatggatagtttaaatatggattatacatcataatataataatataataataaataagattattattattactattattatcattatttacttaattttaattgaataaattttataatttaaaatttcactacaattttattgttaattactaatttataaattaataattattatattattatataatattaattatatttaattatttaataaattattattattattattattatagaaataaaaataaatattaataatatagttataattatgataatttgaattatagttatttattatcctaaaattaagtatggtttatacttttaaattatttttaaaacattgtaataaataataacaataataatgataataataataataataataatactaataataataataataaactgtactaaattgcattaaatatgtaagaatcctaaaactgggaaaaagaatacctaagaaaagttaggattcagaatcctggaaagttgtactaactttccttgtttcaggattttgattactttcccagtttgattaaaaacggaaacaaacacgggaatttaaaatttaaggaatcggattactttcccagacagaatcctggcaaccaaacatggcctaaaggtaaagtttgtgatattttatccCTAAAATTAATgctaaaataatcttattttttatgtttatttttctctacaatgtaatactactacttattaaaattatcttaGCAATATATATGATCCAATGAAAATCAAGAAATCAGATCAAGAAATAGATTTAGAGAGGGGGCAGGTTTTGGCTGCTAGTATaggaattataaataaaattaaaatgattgaGAGGTTTGTGCAGTCTTTCACATGGGTTCCTGACCAGATGTTTAGGATTTAATAATCTTTATAGACATTTGAAATAGTAGGTAAATACATTTGAAGCTTCTTTATCTTATTATCTGTGGCAGTTGAATAAATAgagaatgaaataaaaaaagaagcatttattctttagtttgtggaatAGGGCAAAAGCCTATAATTCGTGTGCAAAAAGAAGAATT carries:
- the LOC121782183 gene encoding protein PGR-like; translation: MERNLVRLLVAAVLSAAISIRSYRKKSLDLSGALSGFVVMTIHFAVNYRFGALLLAFFVSSSLLTKVGEDKKKKVDADFKEGGQRNWIQVFCNSGIATILVLIAWARVGMQDFCLNSKESRLMTYLAGGILGHYCCSNGDTWSSELGVLSDEQPRLITNFKPVQKGTNGGVTKAGFLAAAAAGSVLGLTFVILGFLTTNCTFNVAMKQLLLIPVSALSGLCGSVIDSLLGATLQYSGFCSVRKKVVSKAGPTVKRISGLSILDNNAVNFVSILLTSTLTSIACSCIF